A section of the Bacillus pumilus genome encodes:
- a CDS encoding YugN family protein gives MKFEGTGIEKVAADLNKLDFIMESEGFVRADQWDYERVTYDRKYNMVEGTFYLRISGYATEGDVGSKRARIQLLTPLLGKHYYPHGVEYGEGEDFPKSLIQSSKKTLDQLKEKLEAMTAEA, from the coding sequence GTGAAGTTTGAAGGTACGGGGATTGAAAAGGTAGCAGCTGACTTAAATAAATTAGATTTCATCATGGAAAGTGAAGGATTTGTACGAGCCGATCAATGGGATTATGAGCGTGTGACGTACGACAGAAAGTATAACATGGTAGAGGGAACCTTTTATTTACGGATTTCCGGCTACGCCACCGAAGGAGATGTTGGTTCAAAAAGAGCACGCATACAGCTTCTCACACCTTTACTCGGAAAACATTATTATCCGCATGGTGTTGAATACGGCGAAGGCGAAGATTTCCCTAAGTCTCTCATTCAATCAAGCAAAAAAACGCTTGATCAGCTGAAAGAAAAACTAGAAGCAATGACTGCAGAAGCATAA
- a CDS encoding YceD family protein: MKWTVYQLHQKAKNSFDFHETVDLNELTSLHSDIRRISPVEVKGTGVIESKQVAFDLTITGEMTLPCSRTLVDVNYPFAISTKELFVLHKTDDIEDEDVSIVEDDIIDLTPLVKEEILLEVPMQIFCDQTDVKGAAPQEGNDWAVISEDAHQNRIDPRLEGLKKLLEENNES; the protein is encoded by the coding sequence TTGAAATGGACAGTTTATCAGTTACATCAAAAAGCTAAAAACAGCTTCGATTTTCATGAGACGGTTGACTTAAATGAACTTACTAGCCTTCATTCAGATATACGTCGCATTTCACCAGTAGAGGTGAAAGGGACTGGAGTGATCGAATCAAAGCAAGTCGCATTTGATTTAACCATCACAGGTGAAATGACATTGCCTTGTTCGAGAACGCTTGTTGATGTAAATTATCCATTTGCGATTTCAACGAAAGAACTATTTGTACTTCATAAGACAGACGACATAGAAGATGAAGACGTTTCTATTGTAGAAGACGACATCATCGACTTAACGCCTTTAGTCAAGGAAGAAATTCTTCTTGAAGTGCCGATGCAAATCTTTTGCGATCAAACTGACGTAAAAGGTGCTGCACCACAAGAAGGGAATGACTGGGCGGTCATTTCGGAAGATGCACATCAAAACCGAATTGATCCTCGTTTGGAAGGCTTGAAGAAGCTCTTAGAAGAAAATAATGAATCTTAA
- a CDS encoding CAP domain-containing protein translates to MKTVLKTLLILLIISGTYVLFIQYGSSPEKENSNEPKVSNEETSSDKPINIPKKGLMSFMGKSSNEVLKQLGEPDRIDPSAYDYDWWIYNQSKKHYIQVGVKDSKVVTLFATGDGLNVEPFKIGQATSEVFKKTQIAPYIHVEDEQNSYRFEFSEDDMNTRPTVKVDDDVYVQLYMDKFESTLSSIRAFNADTFVKQKPYEVVYRGQLIEPEAISGEKWKEIEASSQKQIFDMTNIIRHKYKLPILNWDDETSEVAFMHSEDMKENHYFSHESKKYGTLKDRLERGEVAFQLAGENIAYNYVDGPAAVEGWLNSEGHRKALLNKDYTHLGVGVKEKYYTQNFIKKTS, encoded by the coding sequence TTGAAAACTGTGCTCAAAACACTCCTCATCCTCCTGATTATATCTGGAACGTACGTTCTGTTTATTCAATATGGATCTTCACCAGAAAAAGAAAACAGCAATGAACCGAAGGTGTCTAATGAAGAAACATCTAGCGATAAGCCGATCAACATCCCAAAAAAGGGGCTCATGTCCTTTATGGGGAAATCTTCAAACGAAGTGCTTAAACAGCTGGGAGAACCAGATCGCATTGATCCTTCCGCATATGATTATGACTGGTGGATCTACAATCAATCGAAGAAGCACTATATTCAAGTAGGGGTAAAGGATAGCAAAGTGGTGACATTGTTTGCAACAGGAGACGGGCTCAATGTTGAACCATTTAAAATCGGTCAAGCCACAAGTGAGGTATTTAAAAAAACACAAATTGCACCTTACATTCATGTAGAGGATGAACAAAATTCATACCGCTTTGAATTCTCAGAAGATGATATGAATACAAGACCCACCGTGAAAGTGGACGATGATGTATATGTTCAGCTTTACATGGATAAGTTTGAAAGCACCCTTTCTAGTATTAGGGCGTTTAACGCAGATACATTTGTGAAACAAAAGCCATACGAAGTCGTCTATCGAGGTCAATTGATAGAACCAGAGGCAATATCAGGTGAAAAATGGAAAGAGATCGAAGCGTCCAGTCAAAAACAAATTTTTGATATGACCAATATTATTCGTCATAAATATAAACTGCCGATCTTAAACTGGGATGATGAAACCTCTGAAGTGGCATTCATGCATAGTGAGGACATGAAAGAGAATCATTATTTCTCCCATGAATCGAAAAAATACGGTACGCTGAAAGACCGATTAGAAAGAGGCGAGGTGGCATTTCAGCTCGCAGGTGAAAACATTGCCTATAATTATGTAGATGGACCTGCAGCGGTAGAAGGCTGGCTCAATAGTGAAGGTCATAGGAAGGCGTTATTAAATAAAGATTACACACATCTTGGCGTCGGTGTGAAAGAAAAATACTACACCCAAAACTTCATCAAAAAAACATCTTAA
- the gerR gene encoding sporulation-specific transcriptional regulator GerR, protein MTITRQDAWTQDEDLLLAEVVLRHIRDGGTQLSAFEEVGKALSRTAAACGFRWNSYVRKQYQAGIELAKKQRKELRKKIGIHSSGLPQHALTIEEKTSSNEAELTLREVIQFLEQLEKEPDGPAHLREELADAQHQLKSLTKENEHLKRQLKMTEEDYRALISIVERVKQNISLKEYAK, encoded by the coding sequence TTGACGATTACAAGGCAGGACGCATGGACACAGGATGAAGATTTACTTTTAGCAGAAGTCGTCTTAAGGCACATTCGAGATGGAGGAACGCAGCTTTCCGCATTTGAGGAAGTTGGTAAGGCATTGTCAAGAACCGCGGCAGCATGCGGTTTCAGGTGGAATTCATACGTGAGAAAACAATATCAGGCAGGCATAGAACTGGCAAAAAAACAGCGGAAAGAATTGCGTAAAAAAATAGGGATTCATTCCTCTGGTTTACCACAACATGCGTTAACCATAGAAGAGAAGACATCTTCAAACGAGGCAGAATTGACCCTTCGAGAAGTGATTCAGTTTTTAGAGCAGCTTGAAAAAGAACCTGATGGACCTGCTCATTTACGCGAAGAACTGGCAGATGCACAGCATCAATTAAAGTCACTTACGAAAGAAAATGAACACTTAAAGCGGCAATTAAAAATGACAGAAGAAGATTACCGGGCACTCATAAGTATCGTTGAAAGAGTCAAACAGAATATAAGCTTAAAAGAATATGCTAAATAA
- the coaD gene encoding pantetheine-phosphate adenylyltransferase encodes MGNIAVCPGSFDPVTLGHLDIIKRGAKIFDEVYVCVLNNSSKKPLFTVEERCELIRQATKDLPNIKVESFHGLLVDYAKQKEAKVILRGLRAVTDFEYEMQGTSMNKVLNDDIETFFMMTNNQYSFLSSSIVKEVAKYDGSVKGLVPKEVEEALIEKFKG; translated from the coding sequence ATGGGGAACATAGCCGTTTGTCCGGGTAGTTTCGATCCAGTCACATTGGGCCATTTGGATATCATCAAAAGAGGTGCAAAGATCTTTGATGAAGTGTATGTATGTGTACTAAATAACTCATCCAAGAAACCGTTATTTACCGTTGAAGAACGGTGTGAGCTCATTCGCCAAGCGACGAAGGATCTGCCAAATATCAAAGTTGAATCCTTTCACGGTCTGCTTGTTGATTATGCGAAACAAAAAGAAGCCAAAGTCATTTTACGCGGATTAAGAGCTGTGACAGACTTTGAATATGAAATGCAAGGGACATCAATGAATAAAGTGTTAAACGATGACATTGAAACATTTTTCATGATGACCAACAATCAATATTCTTTCTTAAGCTCCAGCATTGTCAAAGAAGTAGCGAAATATGATGGTTCAGTTAAAGGTCTTGTGCCAAAAGAGGTAGAAGAAGCGTTGATAGAAAAATTTAAAGGATGA
- the ylbJ gene encoding sporulation integral membrane protein YlbJ: MKKWNTLFIAAFFIFLTATVITHPQASLQASKNGLAMWWEVVFPSLLPFFILSELLISFGIVRFVGVLLEPFMRPIFRVPGVGGFVLAMGMASGFPSGAKLTTRLRQEGQLTQIEAERLVSFTNSSNPLFIFGAVAVGFFHHPALGIVLACAHYLGNLAVGVTMRGYKARHDAHLRSRKRLLFPPFQEAFSALHTARLAEKRPLGQILSDAVMSSVQTLFMIGGFIILFSVFSKMLSVVHVTDLLSVGIGYMLQTMHLPPELDLAMIAGLFEITLGSQLTGSQEVTLLAKTVVVSFILGFSGFSVQAQVAGILAATDIRFKPFFFARLLHGIYAAIFAFLLFKPLYVSRSDMALPAVAFDASQQVVMYSSVLWNQLVTAGPLITLCSLILYMVLYYQKVKKG, encoded by the coding sequence ATGAAAAAATGGAACACTCTGTTCATCGCTGCTTTTTTTATCTTTTTAACAGCCACTGTGATTACACATCCACAAGCCTCTTTGCAAGCGTCTAAAAATGGACTTGCAATGTGGTGGGAGGTTGTATTTCCATCATTGCTTCCTTTTTTTATTTTGTCCGAGCTATTAATTAGTTTCGGGATTGTCAGATTTGTGGGTGTATTATTAGAACCATTTATGCGCCCTATCTTTCGAGTGCCTGGTGTAGGTGGATTTGTCCTAGCGATGGGAATGGCATCAGGCTTTCCTTCTGGTGCGAAATTAACCACACGACTCAGGCAGGAAGGACAACTGACACAAATCGAAGCAGAACGCCTCGTTTCTTTTACAAATTCATCGAATCCATTGTTCATTTTCGGTGCGGTGGCTGTTGGTTTTTTTCATCATCCAGCTTTAGGAATTGTTTTGGCGTGCGCACATTATTTAGGGAATCTCGCTGTTGGGGTCACGATGCGGGGATATAAAGCAAGGCATGATGCACATTTGAGAAGCCGTAAGCGATTATTATTCCCACCGTTTCAAGAGGCATTCAGCGCTCTTCATACAGCAAGACTCGCAGAGAAAAGACCGCTCGGCCAAATTTTAAGTGATGCGGTCATGTCATCAGTCCAGACACTCTTTATGATTGGCGGCTTTATTATCTTATTTTCTGTGTTTAGCAAAATGCTATCAGTTGTTCATGTGACGGACCTCTTATCCGTCGGGATCGGATATATGCTGCAAACGATGCACCTTCCGCCAGAATTAGACCTTGCGATGATTGCTGGTTTATTTGAAATCACGTTAGGAAGTCAGCTGACAGGGTCACAGGAAGTTACCCTTCTTGCTAAAACGGTTGTCGTCAGTTTTATATTAGGATTCAGCGGGTTTTCTGTTCAAGCTCAGGTCGCCGGCATTCTAGCAGCAACAGATATACGCTTTAAACCATTCTTCTTCGCTCGTTTGCTCCACGGCATTTATGCAGCTATTTTTGCCTTTTTATTGTTCAAGCCTCTTTATGTCTCTCGATCTGATATGGCTCTCCCAGCAGTTGCCTTTGACGCAAGCCAGCAGGTCGTCATGTACAGCAGTGTACTTTGGAATCAGCTTGTGACGGCTGGCCCTTTGATCACGCTATGCAGCTTGATCTTGTATATGGTGCTATACTATCAAAAAGTAAAAAAAGGATGA
- a CDS encoding YlbG family protein, which produces METKRQGMVVWLHSLKQSKALRKFGNVHYISRKMKYAVIYCDMNDLERHMAKLSSLPFVKRVEPSYKPFIKLEYESKLDKAKEYDYKVGF; this is translated from the coding sequence ATGGAAACCAAACGTCAAGGGATGGTCGTTTGGCTGCATTCGTTAAAGCAGTCAAAGGCGCTAAGAAAATTTGGAAATGTTCACTATATTTCAAGGAAAATGAAATATGCAGTGATCTATTGCGATATGAATGATCTCGAGCGCCATATGGCTAAGCTCAGCTCATTGCCATTTGTGAAGCGTGTTGAGCCTTCATATAAGCCTTTTATTAAATTAGAGTACGAATCCAAATTGGACAAAGCAAAAGAGTATGATTATAAAGTGGGCTTTTAA
- a CDS encoding SepM family pheromone-processing serine protease: protein MKKLNIRWLSFFVVILVLCGLTFVKLPYYVTKPGDATEIAPHIQVDGGYGEKGSFSLMTIKVGPANPYTYLLAKMNKYDEIVPEENIKADGESDQDYMKRQLQLMKSSQENAMIAAYTKAGKKVDYTFNGVYASYVMKGMPAYGKIEVGDRIKSVDGKTYDSADKMVSYISSKKAGTPVRFVLERNGKDITEKVTLKPFKEEPNRVGIGVSLFTDRNVKVSPSIKVDIENIGGPSAGLMMSLEIYNQLTKEDETHGYAIAGTGTIDADGTVGPIGGIDQKVVAADKAGKDIFFAPNDKGDPNSDYRNAVKTAKDIKSDMKIVPVDTMQDALNYLNKLKEKAS, encoded by the coding sequence ATGAAAAAATTAAATATTCGCTGGCTTAGCTTTTTTGTCGTGATCCTTGTATTATGTGGCTTAACCTTTGTCAAACTGCCATATTACGTGACAAAGCCGGGTGATGCAACCGAGATTGCTCCCCACATTCAAGTAGACGGCGGATATGGCGAGAAGGGCAGCTTCTCTCTCATGACAATTAAAGTAGGTCCAGCTAATCCGTATACGTATTTGCTTGCGAAAATGAATAAATATGACGAAATCGTCCCAGAAGAAAATATTAAAGCGGACGGGGAGTCGGATCAAGATTATATGAAAAGGCAGCTTCAGCTGATGAAAAGTTCTCAAGAAAATGCGATGATTGCAGCATATACAAAAGCAGGAAAAAAAGTAGATTATACGTTTAACGGCGTATATGCAAGCTATGTGATGAAAGGAATGCCTGCCTACGGTAAAATTGAAGTGGGCGACCGAATCAAAAGCGTAGATGGCAAGACGTATGATTCTGCTGATAAAATGGTTTCGTATATCAGCAGCAAAAAAGCAGGTACACCTGTCCGTTTTGTCCTTGAACGAAATGGCAAAGATATCACGGAGAAAGTGACATTAAAACCATTTAAAGAAGAGCCGAATCGAGTTGGAATTGGTGTATCATTATTTACAGACCGAAATGTGAAAGTTTCACCTTCTATTAAGGTGGATATTGAAAATATCGGCGGCCCATCAGCAGGTCTTATGATGTCACTTGAAATTTATAACCAGCTGACAAAAGAAGACGAAACACATGGCTATGCGATTGCAGGAACGGGAACGATTGACGCCGATGGAACGGTCGGCCCAATTGGCGGAATCGATCAAAAGGTCGTGGCGGCAGATAAAGCCGGCAAAGATATATTCTTTGCACCGAACGATAAAGGTGATCCAAATTCAGACTACCGAAATGCTGTCAAAACAGCGAAAGATATTAAAAGTGATATGAAAATTGTACCTGTAGATACAATGCAAGATGCTCTGAACTATTTAAATAAATTAAAAGAGAAAGCATCTTAA
- a CDS encoding nucleotidyltransferase, protein MKATGVVVEYNPFHYGHAYHVRQAKIHTSSDVAIAVMSGSFLQRGEPAIVSKWARTKMALQNGVDIVCELPYIYAVQKAETFANGAVAILDALKCHSLFFGSEDGDIKAFERTAHAWHEKKEEIDLFTKEKVREGLSYPAASAAAFQKVIDPKHLLDLSLPNNILGFHYVKAIMERSPHMQPFTSQRISSGYHDEELPENQKIASATSIRKALKDHGTFETVAAYLPEATLKQLHDYHSSYGLLHTQEAYFSFLKHVFHTMDTAELEGIYEIEEGIEHRMQKAITHASSYEEYLSLVKTKRYTWTRLQRMNTHLLMRVKKSAMHELLKEKKAPYIRLLGMSKKGQQYLSRVKKDLDVPLVSKLSAFSHPALDLDIRASRVFSLPVSEPVQTNLTEAEFKTSPIRYDEETGLFQS, encoded by the coding sequence TTGAAAGCAACAGGAGTCGTTGTCGAGTATAATCCATTTCATTATGGACATGCCTACCATGTTCGTCAGGCGAAAATACATACCTCCTCAGATGTAGCCATTGCCGTCATGAGCGGTTCCTTCCTCCAGCGTGGTGAGCCTGCCATCGTCTCAAAGTGGGCGCGAACAAAAATGGCACTACAAAACGGTGTAGACATTGTGTGTGAGCTTCCATACATATACGCAGTGCAAAAGGCAGAAACCTTCGCAAACGGTGCTGTGGCGATTCTAGATGCTTTAAAATGCCACTCCCTTTTTTTCGGCAGCGAGGATGGTGACATCAAAGCATTTGAGCGAACGGCTCATGCTTGGCATGAGAAAAAAGAAGAAATTGACCTTTTCACAAAAGAAAAAGTAAGAGAAGGCCTAAGTTATCCAGCAGCATCTGCTGCTGCGTTTCAAAAGGTAATTGACCCTAAGCACTTACTGGATTTGTCTCTGCCCAATAATATTTTAGGTTTCCATTATGTCAAAGCCATCATGGAGAGATCTCCTCACATGCAGCCCTTTACCTCTCAAAGGATTTCATCTGGTTATCATGATGAAGAACTACCTGAAAATCAAAAAATCGCAAGCGCAACAAGTATACGAAAAGCGTTAAAAGATCATGGTACATTTGAAACAGTTGCCGCTTATCTCCCAGAAGCTACGCTCAAGCAATTACATGACTATCATTCTTCATATGGTCTTCTACATACACAAGAAGCCTACTTTAGCTTCTTAAAACATGTTTTTCACACAATGGATACGGCAGAACTAGAAGGCATCTATGAAATCGAAGAAGGCATCGAACACCGCATGCAAAAAGCGATTACACATGCATCCTCCTACGAGGAATATCTATCACTTGTGAAAACAAAACGCTATACGTGGACAAGACTGCAGCGAATGAACACACACCTCTTAATGAGGGTGAAGAAGAGTGCCATGCATGAGCTGCTGAAAGAGAAAAAAGCACCTTACATTCGGTTGCTTGGTATGTCAAAGAAAGGGCAGCAATACTTATCTCGTGTGAAAAAAGATTTGGACGTGCCGCTCGTCAGTAAACTGTCTGCCTTTTCACATCCCGCACTTGATCTTGATATACGTGCATCCCGCGTCTTCAGCCTACCCGTTAGTGAGCCAGTGCAAACGAACTTAACGGAAGCGGAATTTAAAACATCACCGATCCGATATGATGAAGAAACTGGTCTCTTCCAGTCTTAG
- a CDS encoding YlbE-like family protein — protein sequence MRKDVQEFVMAEEERIKFIRQRPLWYRQLTRHPDKLSSFELDKMNFYEKTIPHRVSQLSNSVQMAEMMIQMFQAMRNQNGAG from the coding sequence GTGCGGAAAGACGTACAGGAGTTTGTCATGGCCGAAGAGGAACGAATCAAATTCATCAGACAGCGTCCTCTCTGGTATAGACAGTTGACTCGACATCCTGATAAGCTATCGTCCTTTGAATTAGATAAAATGAATTTTTACGAAAAAACCATTCCTCATCGTGTGAGTCAGTTGAGTAACAGTGTCCAAATGGCTGAAATGATGATTCAAATGTTCCAAGCAATGCGCAATCAAAATGGAGCCGGGTGA
- a CDS encoding patatin-like phospholipase family protein: MRRPVIGLALGSGGARGMAHIGVLSSLEKQGIQVDMIAGSSIGALVGSFYAAGQDVEKMKKLALVFRRKYYADYTLPKIGLLKGNRILQLIHTFTYGKKFEELRMPLAVVACDLETGEKVVFKKGSVSQAVRASISIPGVFVPHEMGGRQLVDGAVVDRIPVSVLKDMGADLIIASDVSRVKKTEKATRLSDVIMQSLDILQNELVRHQTIHADVMIRPRLETFSSSAFTQVQEMIEAGELAADQLTGKLKDVIDKWEC, translated from the coding sequence ATGAGGCGACCAGTCATCGGGCTTGCGTTAGGCTCTGGAGGTGCGAGGGGAATGGCACATATCGGAGTTTTATCTAGTCTTGAGAAACAAGGTATTCAGGTAGATATGATTGCTGGCAGCAGTATTGGCGCACTTGTTGGGAGTTTTTATGCGGCAGGACAAGACGTAGAAAAAATGAAAAAACTTGCACTTGTCTTCAGAAGAAAGTATTATGCTGACTATACACTGCCAAAAATCGGTCTTCTAAAAGGAAATCGAATTTTGCAGTTAATCCACACGTTTACATATGGGAAAAAATTCGAAGAATTAAGAATGCCCCTTGCTGTGGTTGCCTGTGACCTCGAGACAGGGGAGAAGGTTGTGTTTAAAAAAGGGTCTGTCTCACAAGCAGTCAGAGCGAGCATCAGTATTCCGGGCGTGTTTGTTCCTCATGAAATGGGCGGCAGACAGCTAGTGGATGGAGCGGTTGTAGACCGCATTCCTGTATCTGTTTTAAAAGATATGGGCGCAGACCTCATTATCGCCTCTGATGTATCAAGGGTGAAAAAAACAGAAAAGGCGACGAGATTATCGGATGTAATTATGCAAAGTTTGGACATCCTTCAAAATGAATTGGTCCGTCATCAAACCATTCATGCTGATGTCATGATCCGGCCTAGGCTTGAAACATTTAGCTCGAGTGCGTTTACACAGGTGCAGGAGATGATTGAAGCAGGTGAGCTTGCCGCAGATCAACTAACAGGTAAGCTAAAAGATGTTATTGATAAATGGGAGTGTTAA
- a CDS encoding YlbF family regulator — MYATIESVELQEEANQLAAMILQSEEAEHYRNCFKRLQQDEEAQQIIAHFTKVKEQYEDVQRFGKYHPDYRTISKEMREVKRKLDLHDTVVDFKKAETAIQSILDEISIEIGQAVSAYIKVPTGNPYFDGLSSCGGGCGSGGSCGCKVS; from the coding sequence ATGTATGCGACAATCGAATCCGTGGAGCTCCAAGAGGAAGCAAATCAATTGGCTGCCATGATTCTTCAGTCGGAGGAGGCTGAACATTACCGCAACTGCTTTAAGCGTCTCCAGCAAGACGAAGAAGCCCAACAAATTATTGCCCATTTTACAAAAGTAAAAGAGCAATATGAGGATGTGCAGCGGTTCGGCAAATACCATCCGGACTATAGAACGATCTCAAAGGAAATGCGTGAGGTCAAAAGAAAGTTAGATCTTCACGATACAGTGGTTGATTTCAAAAAAGCAGAAACAGCGATTCAATCCATCTTAGATGAGATTAGTATTGAAATCGGTCAAGCTGTATCAGCATATATCAAAGTTCCAACAGGGAACCCATATTTTGATGGTCTATCATCATGCGGCGGTGGCTGTGGATCTGGTGGCAGCTGTGGCTGTAAAGTATCTTGA
- the rsmD gene encoding 16S rRNA (guanine(966)-N(2))-methyltransferase RsmD produces the protein MRVISGTRKGRTLKAVPGQSTRPTTDKVKESIFNMIGPYFDGGWALDLFAGSGGLGIEALSRGFDHCIFVDRDMKAIQTIKGNLNQLELSDQSEVFRNEAKRALAAVVKREESFQAIFLDPPYKDQQLKALLDMIDEHALLTDDGVIVCEHDKDVTLPEEAGQLYISRQELYGLTGITIYRKRGN, from the coding sequence ATGAGAGTCATCTCTGGAACGAGAAAAGGCCGCACACTTAAAGCGGTACCAGGTCAATCAACAAGACCGACGACAGATAAAGTAAAAGAATCGATATTTAATATGATCGGCCCGTATTTTGATGGCGGATGGGCGCTTGATTTATTTGCGGGAAGCGGCGGTTTAGGGATTGAAGCGCTTTCTAGAGGATTCGATCATTGCATATTCGTTGATCGAGATATGAAGGCGATTCAAACGATAAAAGGAAACCTCAATCAATTAGAGCTGAGTGATCAAAGTGAAGTGTTTCGAAACGAGGCAAAGCGTGCACTCGCAGCCGTTGTGAAACGAGAGGAATCCTTTCAAGCAATTTTTCTTGATCCGCCTTATAAAGATCAACAGCTAAAAGCACTTCTTGACATGATTGATGAGCATGCCTTATTAACAGATGACGGCGTGATCGTGTGTGAGCATGATAAGGACGTCACACTACCAGAGGAAGCTGGACAGCTTTACATATCAAGACAGGAATTGTACGGGTTGACTGGTATTACGATCTATAGAAAGCGGGGAAATTAA
- a CDS encoding CBS domain-containing protein — protein MTKKVVTCQQDDNSYEAAVKMRDADIGAIPVVNGDQLVGIVTDRDLVLRGIAEKKPNSQEVGSIMTKEVLTAEEDATLEEIVRLMSEHQLRRIPVVKNGALTGIVALGDLSVEDLSNDRAGDALTEISQQDQDHGQGFLH, from the coding sequence ATGACAAAAAAAGTAGTGACATGTCAGCAAGATGACAATTCGTATGAAGCCGCAGTCAAAATGAGAGATGCAGACATTGGTGCCATTCCTGTGGTTAACGGAGATCAGCTCGTTGGCATTGTCACTGACCGTGACCTTGTACTCAGAGGCATTGCAGAAAAAAAGCCAAACTCACAGGAAGTAGGCTCGATAATGACGAAGGAAGTACTGACAGCAGAAGAAGATGCAACACTTGAAGAAATTGTTCGGCTGATGTCAGAGCACCAGCTTCGCCGCATTCCTGTTGTGAAAAACGGTGCATTAACAGGGATTGTCGCTCTTGGAGATTTATCCGTTGAAGATTTATCTAATGATCGCGCAGGAGATGCACTGACAGAAATCTCTCAACAGGATCAAGATCATGGACAAGGATTTCTCCATTAA
- a CDS encoding YlbD family protein, producing MTNKQKQTSIDEFKQFVRRHPKLIQEVQTQEKSWQSVYENWVMFGEEDEMWSPYRQTQSEDVKEEKASKPSESGKADFMSKMVSAVKKMDADQMNEQINKMSQSISSLQSLLGQFSSNGSKKGSSGGSQHPFSFRKD from the coding sequence ATGACAAACAAGCAAAAACAAACATCCATTGATGAATTTAAACAATTCGTCAGACGCCATCCGAAGTTAATTCAAGAAGTGCAAACGCAAGAAAAAAGTTGGCAAAGTGTATACGAGAATTGGGTCATGTTTGGTGAGGAAGATGAGATGTGGTCTCCTTACCGGCAAACGCAATCTGAGGACGTGAAAGAAGAAAAAGCCTCAAAGCCAAGTGAATCGGGAAAAGCAGATTTTATGTCTAAAATGGTTTCTGCTGTGAAAAAAATGGACGCTGATCAAATGAATGAACAAATCAACAAAATGAGCCAGTCTATTTCCTCTTTACAAAGCTTACTCGGACAATTTTCATCAAATGGCTCAAAGAAAGGTTCATCTGGAGGCAGTCAGCACCCATTCTCCTTCAGGAAAGATTAA
- the rpmF gene encoding 50S ribosomal protein L32, with amino-acid sequence MAVPFRRTSKMKKRLRRTHFKLQVPGMVACPECGEMKISHRVCKSCGTYKGKDVKSN; translated from the coding sequence ATGGCTGTACCTTTTAGAAGAACTTCTAAAATGAAAAAAAGATTGCGTCGTACGCATTTCAAACTACAAGTACCTGGTATGGTAGCTTGCCCAGAATGCGGTGAAATGAAAATTTCTCATCGTGTCTGCAAATCTTGCGGAACATACAAAGGCAAAGACGTAAAAAGCAACTAA